The following proteins come from a genomic window of Gossypium raimondii isolate GPD5lz chromosome 5, ASM2569854v1, whole genome shotgun sequence:
- the LOC105770459 gene encoding 5-amino-6-(5-phospho-D-ribitylamino)uracil phosphatase, chloroplastic: MDTNFRTSSSLLQLRSSFCFSPPLSSSKLRLSKSKRLNFVQHRLVIKNSSGFDEDCSFDGFSVKPNKLFMQEAIGAEYGEGFETFRLDGPLKVDVDFLNDRLQEGFLKRIRYAMKPDEAYGLIFSWDDVVANTGALKLNAWKQLALEEGKEIPPEADAQKLMLYASADHVLHKILRWETIESEVDRLKLRLSQIYYDNLPKLRKPMEGLEEWLDAVSTAHIPCAVVSSLDRRNMVDALERIGLKKYFQAIISEEDGMESIAHRFLSAAVKLDRKPSKCVVFEDDPRGITAAHNCTMMAVALIGSHPAYDLGQADLAVGSFNELSVINLRRLFANKGSTFMDRQKQIIEKTPPKRKLTVDTIF; the protein is encoded by the exons ATGGATACTAATTTCAGAACCTCTTCTTCTTTACTACAGCTGAgatcttctttttgtttttctcctCCACTCTCTTCTTCAAAGCTGAGATTATcg AAATCAAAGCGGTTGAACTTTGTTCAGCATCGGTTAGTGATAAAAAATTCGTCTGGGTTTGATGAAGATTGCTCTTTTGATGGCTTTTCTGTTAAACCCAACAAGCTTTTCATGCAAGAG GCTATTGGAGCCGAGTATGGAGAAGGTTTTGAGACTTTCAGGTTGGACGGGCCTTTAAAGGTTGATGTG GATTTCTTGAATGATAGATTACAAGAGGGTTTTCTTAAGCGAATTCGCTATGCCATGAAACCGGATGAAGCATATGGTCTCATTTTCTCTTGGGATGATGTGGTG GCAAATACTGGAGCTCTCAAGTTAAATGCTTGGAAACAACTTGCCTTGGAAGAGG GAAAGGAAATTCCTCCTGAGGCTGATGCTCAAAAGTTGATGCTTTATGCAAGTGCTGATCATGTATTGCATAAG ATTTTGCGCTGGGAAACCATAGAAAGTGAAGTAGATAGATTGAAGTTGAGGCTCTCACAGATTTATTATGATAATCTTCCAAAG CTAAGAAAACCAATGGAAGGTCTAGAAGAATGGCTTGATGCTGTATCTACGGCTCACATCCCTTGTGCTGTGGTTTCAAGTCTTGATCGAAGGAACATGGTTGATGCTTTAGAACGAATTGGCCTCAAGAAGTATTTCCAG GCAATAATTTCTGAGGAAGATGGTATGGAGTCAATAGCTCATAGATTTTTGTCAGCAGCTGTGAAG CTGGATCGTAAACCATCTAAGTGCGTAGTGTTTGAGGATGATCCACGTGGCATTACTGCAGCTCATAACTGTACAATGATGGCTGTGGCATTGATTGGCTCCCACCCTGC GTACGATCTAGGGCAGGCTGATCTTGCAGTTGGTAGCTTTAATGAGCTTTCAGTGATTAATCTTCGAAGATTATTTGCTAACAAGGGTTCTACTTTCATGGACCGGCAAAAGCAGATCATAGAGAAGACTCCTCCGAAAAGGAAGCTTACGGTTGATACCATCTTCTGA